The Rhodocytophaga rosea genome has a segment encoding these proteins:
- a CDS encoding CHAT domain-containing protein, translated as MRKRLVIYISLLFLLFTFTPIKAQQWQALYDSSFAHLNRGEFKQAISTMEQALAVSKTNYASNPKDTLYAVSLADFGYIHMQSGDYSKAEDYFKQALTVKEKSFGKNSNSYAVTVGDLANLYRDTGKYALAEDLYKQALDIYKTVYGEKHYHYGVGLNNLAQAYEQMGRYEQAISQFKKALPIYKEALGEKDVNYAAVLNNTAMVYEATGYYELAEPLYTEVLAILKETVGEKHEYYATTLSNIAVMYEYMGRYPQAEALNLQALAIKKESVGEQSSQYAISLNNLAFLYKSMKQYEKSEPLLKQALAITKATLGEKHPNYARSLNNLALLYNQLNKYEEAIPLQQQALAIYKEAVGEKHGDYASSLNNLAFSYKLMKRYDQAEPIFKQAIAINKEVLGERHPSYTRMIDNLAFMYVASGRLPEAETLIHQSISNSLRQIENYFPALSDREKEQFNNTVKNYFEKFNTFALMRYEQNPAILGDMYNNQLSTKALLLNASSKVKQRILNSNDTSLIKTYRQWLSEKENLVKIYKLPKAEIDKQEINLDSLEQHANTLEKELSRRSAVFAQSSEQIQPNWQSIQKTLKKKEAAIELIRFRTFNFSSIGEFSDTVYYAALLVSRKTKNHPQLILLKNGNELEGRRLNYYRNTMLLRQTDSTSYPYYWQDIAKALKGIRKVYLSPDGVYNQININTLLNPKTQKYLIEEIDVQSVTNTKDLLATGQAGTIDNKTASLFGSPDYNIEPGKREVLAQQVKSNAIQNTDPVLYALNLERSDNLVILPGTKMEIDNIHKITSEQQWKNDVFVEEQALEEHIKALHSPKVLHIATHGYFEKDIDPASASARNPLLRSGLMMAGAAHTLKNPTLNAMEEQTVEDGILTAYEAMNLDLDHTDLVVLSACDTGLGEVKNGEGVYGLQRAFKVAGAQSLIMSLWKVNDQTTQELMTRFYQAWMRSGSPHVAFRQAQLQLKQQHSHPYYWGAFVITGK; from the coding sequence ATGAGAAAGAGGCTGGTTATATACATTTCTCTGCTGTTTTTACTTTTTACTTTCACTCCAATAAAAGCCCAACAATGGCAAGCTTTATACGATAGTTCGTTTGCGCATCTCAACCGGGGTGAGTTTAAGCAAGCTATTTCTACGATGGAACAGGCGCTTGCGGTCTCAAAAACAAACTATGCCAGTAATCCAAAAGATACGCTATATGCCGTCAGCCTAGCCGACTTTGGATACATTCACATGCAATCGGGTGATTATTCTAAAGCAGAAGACTATTTTAAACAAGCCCTCACGGTTAAAGAAAAATCCTTTGGAAAAAACAGTAATAGTTATGCCGTTACGGTAGGAGATCTGGCTAACTTATACCGGGATACCGGCAAATATGCTCTGGCCGAAGATTTATATAAGCAGGCGCTGGACATTTATAAAACGGTATATGGCGAAAAACATTATCATTATGGGGTAGGTCTGAACAATCTGGCTCAGGCTTACGAACAAATGGGCCGCTACGAACAGGCAATTTCGCAGTTTAAAAAAGCCTTACCTATTTATAAAGAGGCGCTGGGTGAAAAAGATGTTAATTATGCAGCGGTGCTTAATAATACGGCTATGGTATACGAAGCTACTGGCTATTATGAACTGGCCGAACCTTTATATACAGAGGTGCTGGCCATTCTGAAGGAAACCGTAGGTGAAAAACATGAGTACTATGCTACTACCTTAAGTAATATAGCCGTGATGTATGAATATATGGGCCGGTATCCTCAGGCAGAGGCACTTAATTTACAGGCACTTGCTATAAAAAAAGAATCTGTAGGAGAGCAAAGCTCCCAGTATGCCATTTCCCTGAATAACCTGGCTTTTCTGTATAAGTCTATGAAGCAATATGAAAAGTCGGAACCCTTACTGAAACAAGCACTTGCAATTACCAAAGCTACGTTGGGCGAAAAACATCCCAATTATGCCAGGTCGCTCAACAATCTGGCTTTGCTCTATAATCAGTTAAATAAATATGAGGAAGCGATTCCTTTGCAGCAGCAAGCCCTTGCTATATATAAAGAAGCCGTTGGCGAAAAACATGGCGACTATGCGTCTTCTCTGAATAACCTGGCTTTTTCCTACAAATTAATGAAGCGGTACGACCAGGCGGAACCCATTTTCAAACAAGCCATTGCCATTAATAAAGAAGTGCTGGGCGAGCGGCATCCTAGCTACACCCGGATGATTGACAATCTGGCCTTTATGTATGTGGCTTCCGGACGTTTGCCTGAAGCTGAAACCCTGATCCACCAATCTATCTCAAATTCACTCCGCCAGATTGAGAATTATTTTCCAGCCTTAAGTGACAGAGAAAAAGAACAATTCAACAATACAGTTAAAAACTATTTTGAAAAGTTCAACACCTTCGCCCTGATGCGCTACGAGCAAAATCCGGCAATTCTGGGAGATATGTATAATAACCAGCTTTCGACAAAAGCCTTATTGCTAAATGCTTCCAGTAAGGTAAAGCAGCGTATCCTCAACAGCAATGATACCAGTTTAATTAAGACCTACCGGCAGTGGTTGAGTGAAAAAGAAAATCTGGTTAAAATTTATAAACTGCCAAAGGCTGAAATTGACAAACAGGAGATTAACCTTGATAGCCTGGAACAGCATGCCAATACCCTGGAAAAAGAACTTTCCCGGCGTTCGGCTGTTTTTGCCCAAAGCAGTGAGCAAATTCAACCCAACTGGCAGTCCATTCAAAAAACACTTAAAAAGAAAGAAGCAGCTATAGAACTCATCCGTTTCCGCACCTTTAATTTCAGTAGTATAGGTGAATTTTCGGATACAGTTTATTATGCTGCTCTCCTGGTTTCCAGAAAAACCAAGAATCATCCCCAACTTATTCTGCTGAAAAACGGAAATGAGCTTGAAGGCCGCCGCTTAAATTATTACCGCAATACCATGCTGCTGCGCCAGACAGATTCTACCTCTTATCCCTATTACTGGCAGGATATTGCCAAAGCTTTAAAAGGAATCCGAAAGGTATATTTGTCTCCGGATGGCGTATATAACCAGATCAATATTAATACCTTACTCAACCCGAAAACCCAAAAGTATCTTATTGAAGAAATAGATGTACAGTCGGTAACCAATACCAAAGACTTGTTGGCAACCGGGCAGGCCGGGACTATAGATAATAAAACTGCTTCTTTGTTCGGTAGTCCGGATTATAATATAGAACCAGGTAAAAGGGAAGTGCTGGCTCAACAGGTAAAGAGTAATGCTATTCAGAATACAGATCCGGTTTTATATGCCTTGAATCTGGAACGGAGTGATAACCTAGTGATATTGCCGGGTACAAAAATGGAAATTGATAATATTCATAAGATTACTTCTGAGCAGCAATGGAAAAATGATGTATTTGTAGAAGAACAAGCATTGGAAGAACACATAAAAGCCTTGCATAGTCCGAAAGTGTTACATATTGCTACACATGGATACTTTGAAAAAGATATAGATCCTGCGTCTGCTTCTGCCAGAAATCCCTTATTACGCTCCGGACTGATGATGGCTGGGGCTGCACACACGTTGAAAAATCCTACGCTGAATGCCATGGAAGAGCAAACCGTAGAAGATGGCATCCTTACGGCTTATGAGGCGATGAACCTGGATCTGGATCATACAGATCTGGTGGTACTTTCCGCTTGTGATACTGGCCTCGGTGAAGTGAAGAATGGTGAGGGAGTATATGGCTTGCAAAGGGCTTTTAAAGTAGCTGGTGCCCAGTCTCTCATTATGAGTTTATGGAAAGTAAACGACCAGACTACCCAGGAATTAATGACCAGATTCTACCAGGCCTGGATGCGGTCAGGAAGTCCGCATGTTGCCTTCCGGCAGGCACAATTGCAACTTAAACAGCAACATAGCCATCCTTATTATTGGGGGGCTTTTGTAATTACCGGGAAGTAG
- a CDS encoding choice-of-anchor Q domain-containing protein, with translation MLISVWACTPDEEIITTDANARLTFSENAVVFDTIFSGIETITRRLTVYNPNKKALSIDQIYIGNSSESSYDIIINGRPLADAGNIRLLGGDSLLVLVKARITPRNDTLPFVVYDSLMFETNSNVQNIKLLAWGQDAHFIRYKDTFNCNITWVPGKPYVLLDSMVIKPGCTLTINPGTQVYSFTKAHLIIQGTLDVQGTPQQPVIFADFQKLKENAPGQWGGIVFEPSSTNNHIYGAEIRNATIGLDVRISDADTLPDIKVENTIIKNMLETAVSALNSDISLTNVVLTNCINTLFAGQGGGNYSFRHCTLANYNYEFGRELPAIVMNNTYRANDKEITNPLKWNLQNSIIWGNLLGEILFSINPAIDFEVASSHNILKTQIQTIFQGNNNLLNVKDKPLFADPTILDFMPEPLSPLIDAGRNIGVVNDVTGKERDETPDIGAYEL, from the coding sequence ATGCTTATTTCTGTATGGGCATGTACGCCTGATGAAGAAATAATTACAACAGATGCAAATGCCCGACTTACCTTTTCGGAAAATGCTGTAGTATTTGACACGATTTTTTCAGGAATTGAAACGATTACAAGGCGCCTTACCGTATACAATCCCAACAAAAAAGCCCTCTCCATTGACCAGATTTATATTGGCAATTCTTCCGAATCATCCTATGATATTATTATAAATGGCCGCCCTTTAGCAGATGCCGGAAATATACGTCTGTTAGGTGGCGATAGTCTGCTTGTTCTGGTAAAAGCGCGTATTACTCCCCGTAATGATACGCTTCCTTTTGTGGTATACGATTCCCTAATGTTTGAGACGAACAGCAATGTTCAAAATATAAAATTGCTTGCCTGGGGACAGGATGCTCATTTTATCAGGTACAAAGATACTTTCAATTGTAATATTACCTGGGTTCCGGGTAAACCTTATGTATTGCTCGATTCTATGGTAATAAAACCTGGGTGTACACTTACTATTAATCCAGGTACACAGGTATACAGTTTTACCAAAGCACACCTTATTATACAAGGTACTTTAGATGTTCAGGGAACACCTCAACAGCCTGTAATTTTTGCTGATTTTCAGAAGCTAAAGGAGAATGCTCCCGGACAATGGGGAGGAATTGTGTTTGAGCCTTCCAGTACAAATAACCATATATATGGTGCTGAAATCAGAAATGCAACTATTGGGCTGGATGTCAGAATATCGGATGCAGATACATTGCCAGATATAAAGGTGGAGAACACCATTATCAAAAATATGCTTGAAACAGCGGTTTCCGCACTGAATTCTGATATTAGCCTCACAAATGTAGTACTTACTAATTGTATTAATACATTATTTGCCGGGCAGGGGGGAGGTAATTACTCATTTAGGCATTGTACACTTGCCAATTATAATTATGAGTTTGGAAGAGAATTGCCCGCTATTGTAATGAACAATACGTACCGAGCCAATGATAAAGAAATTACCAATCCGCTTAAATGGAATTTGCAAAACAGTATTATCTGGGGAAATCTGCTGGGAGAAATTTTGTTTTCTATAAACCCAGCTATTGATTTCGAAGTTGCCAGCTCACACAATATATTAAAAACGCAAATCCAAACTATTTTTCAGGGAAACAACAATTTGTTAAATGTAAAGGACAAGCCCTTATTTGCCGACCCTACTATTCTGGATTTTATGCCTGAACCACTTTCTCCGCTTATTGATGCCGGTCGTAATATTGGTGTTGTCAATGACGTTACCGGAAAAGAACGAGATGAAACCCCAGATATAGGTGCTTATGAACTGTAA
- a CDS encoding TVP38/TMEM64 family protein has protein sequence MFSLRFIKENTRSILFLLIIGILALVVSTAITVYSIRYEPQIRQFGMEQWLIFYVCTCFTMAFALTPTTFIALFSGYFLGWASLPFMGISYMLASWISYKAGSLVDQGKFMNTLQSYRDTSDLVTQLKKGQMGIIILCRLSPVLPFAVMNILFSMLKVDLKKYIWGSFAGMLPRTIIAIAAGTQAQTIRLLWEKGEDSTLVQVSFTILLIISIAGIAYYLKKALQKTVSSESK, from the coding sequence ATGTTTTCACTGCGGTTTATTAAAGAGAACACTCGCTCCATCCTATTTTTGTTGATTATTGGCATACTGGCGTTGGTAGTAAGTACAGCTATTACCGTTTATTCTATTCGTTATGAGCCCCAAATCAGGCAATTTGGTATGGAACAGTGGCTGATTTTTTATGTTTGTACCTGCTTCACAATGGCATTTGCACTTACGCCAACTACGTTTATTGCCTTATTCAGTGGATATTTTTTGGGGTGGGCCTCACTTCCCTTTATGGGCATATCATATATGCTCGCTTCCTGGATTAGTTATAAAGCAGGCAGCTTAGTTGATCAAGGTAAATTTATGAATACCTTACAATCTTATAGAGATACAAGCGACTTGGTAACTCAATTAAAAAAAGGGCAAATGGGAATAATAATACTATGCCGGTTATCTCCTGTACTTCCTTTTGCTGTTATGAATATACTTTTTTCTATGCTGAAAGTAGATTTGAAAAAATACATCTGGGGTAGTTTTGCGGGAATGTTACCCCGTACAATCATTGCCATTGCTGCTGGTACACAGGCACAAACCATTCGTTTATTATGGGAAAAAGGGGAGGATAGCACGCTGGTACAAGTGAGTTTTACGATTTTATTAATTATTTCTATTGCTGGCATTGCCTACTATTTAAAGAAAGCCCTACAAAAAACAGTAAGCAGCGAATCCAAATAA
- a CDS encoding T9SS type A sorting domain-containing protein — translation MGKTATVNLTDLSETTATISHFNAQPNPFTNELSISFEVLVDQDVNLRLYDTHGILVHTLFDGKAQANKRYELKVNTSQMNEGVYISRLGTLNQVKHQKVVLIR, via the coding sequence TTGGGTAAGACAGCAACAGTTAATTTAACAGACTTATCTGAAACAACTGCCACAATTAGTCATTTTAATGCTCAGCCCAATCCATTTACAAATGAGCTTTCGATTTCCTTTGAAGTGTTAGTGGATCAGGATGTAAACCTGCGCTTGTATGATACACATGGAATATTAGTGCATACTTTGTTTGATGGAAAAGCACAGGCAAATAAACGCTATGAATTAAAAGTAAACACAAGTCAAATGAACGAAGGTGTATACATTAGCAGATTAGGTACTTTGAATCAGGTAAAACATCAGAAAGTAGTACTTATAAGGTAG
- a CDS encoding WCX domain-containing protein, producing MPVNRNALIRYRTLDNCLRNKYRKYTLEDLIEACSEALYEYEGIDKGVSRRTVQADLQMMRSDKLGYNAPIIVIDKKYYAYEDSDYSITNIPLTDQDLHKLSEVVDILKQFKGFSHFKDLGEMVQRLEDKIYTSKTHQETFIDFEKNDNLKGLEHLTTLYSSIQKKKTLLLSYQSFKARTASSFVFHPYYLKEYRNRWFVMGCKSKKEPLLTLALDRIISIEETDNTFIPCIDIDLSQYFKHVIGVTVNVNQAPVDVVLFFNQNTAPYVLTKPIHHSQKLVETHSNGIVISLHVQHNFELEREILGFGDSVKVLAPESLKRCIKETLTDAMDQYNYEIHNARLENQIKKLTHNGFSILEHVYTRKEMNHVKTQISKHFPPTQDNKPVYAIRNFLQAIPGLQQVLFNQNLKTILSAINPRLFLSKAIYFDKPPQSNWYVAWHQDTTISVKEKIETKGYFGWTKKENIVGVCPPEEILKNTFTLRIHLDDTDEKNGALKVIPGSHNKKLSDDEITLITQNSMPFTCEVGCGGIHLMKPLLLHASSKTVNQKHRRVIHMEFTAADLPNSLEWAEKIVF from the coding sequence ATGCCTGTTAACCGCAATGCCCTCATCCGCTACCGCACCCTCGACAACTGCCTGCGGAACAAATACCGGAAATATACCCTTGAAGACCTGATCGAAGCCTGCTCAGAAGCACTCTACGAATATGAAGGCATAGACAAAGGCGTAAGCCGCCGGACAGTACAAGCCGATTTACAAATGATGCGCAGCGATAAACTGGGCTACAATGCACCCATTATTGTCATTGACAAAAAATACTATGCCTACGAAGACTCAGACTACAGCATCACCAATATTCCCCTTACCGACCAGGATTTGCATAAACTATCAGAAGTAGTGGATATACTCAAGCAATTTAAGGGATTCAGCCATTTTAAAGATCTAGGCGAAATGGTGCAACGGCTGGAAGACAAAATTTACACTTCTAAAACACATCAGGAAACCTTTATTGATTTTGAAAAAAACGACAACCTCAAAGGACTTGAGCATCTCACTACGCTGTATAGCTCGATTCAAAAGAAAAAGACCTTGCTCCTCTCCTACCAGTCGTTTAAAGCCAGAACCGCCAGCAGTTTTGTATTCCATCCCTATTACCTGAAAGAATACCGCAACCGCTGGTTTGTGATGGGCTGCAAAAGCAAAAAAGAACCTCTGCTTACTTTGGCTTTAGACCGGATCATCAGCATTGAAGAAACCGACAATACTTTTATTCCCTGCATAGACATTGATCTTTCGCAATATTTTAAGCATGTGATTGGGGTTACTGTGAATGTAAATCAAGCTCCGGTAGATGTAGTATTGTTTTTCAACCAGAATACAGCGCCTTATGTACTTACCAAACCGATTCACCACTCACAAAAGCTGGTTGAAACACACAGCAATGGCATTGTTATTTCTCTTCATGTGCAGCATAATTTTGAACTGGAGAGAGAAATACTGGGTTTTGGCGATTCTGTAAAAGTACTGGCTCCTGAAAGCCTGAAACGATGCATCAAAGAAACGCTGACCGATGCCATGGATCAGTATAACTATGAAATTCATAATGCCCGGCTGGAAAATCAGATCAAAAAGCTTACTCATAATGGTTTTTCGATTCTGGAACATGTGTACACCCGAAAAGAGATGAACCATGTAAAAACACAGATTTCCAAACACTTCCCTCCCACGCAGGATAACAAGCCAGTGTATGCCATCCGGAATTTTCTGCAAGCCATACCAGGATTACAACAGGTATTATTCAACCAGAACCTGAAAACTATCCTTTCAGCCATCAATCCACGGCTTTTTTTGTCCAAAGCTATTTATTTTGATAAGCCGCCTCAATCCAACTGGTATGTAGCCTGGCATCAGGACACTACAATTAGTGTGAAGGAAAAAATAGAAACCAAAGGCTATTTCGGGTGGACGAAGAAAGAGAATATAGTGGGCGTTTGTCCGCCGGAAGAAATTCTGAAGAACACCTTTACCCTGCGCATTCACCTTGATGATACCGACGAGAAAAACGGCGCTTTGAAAGTGATTCCTGGTTCGCATAACAAAAAGCTAAGTGATGATGAGATTACGCTCATCACCCAGAATAGTATGCCCTTTACCTGCGAAGTGGGTTGTGGGGGCATTCACCTAATGAAACCTTTGCTGCTGCATGCTTCTTCCAAAACCGTCAATCAAAAACACCGGCGAGTCATTCATATGGAATTTACGGCTGCTGACCTACCGAATAGCCTGGAATGGGCGGAGAAGATCGTATTTTAG
- a CDS encoding PQQ-dependent sugar dehydrogenase, giving the protein MKLLNTRVRLIMSLIASYCYVFLIHYQLYYSFSHRKKYRSVSLSIKSVCSLLIVSTLLLIGFENVAQTPPVGFSSATISNDWDEAVGLIFSKDGKYMFVWEKGGKVWVVRNGTKKLIVDISEEVGNWHDHGMLGFALHPNFDVNGYFYLSYAVDRHHLLYFGTSSYSPTTSLEFKTSIGRVTRYTATKNASGDYSVNKATRKILIGESRSTGIPLLSKTHGVGSLNFGTDGTLLVASGDGASPSATDNGGNAPGSYAVQARADGIITTQEDVGAFRSQLLESLNGKVLRINPETGDGIPSNPFYESARPRSARSRVFLLGLRNPFRVFVKPGTGSTDPTQGNPGVLMIGDVGFLQWEELNVATQKGQNFGWPLYEGLDLNAAYSGYPAYQAKDTFNFHAPNPLYGVNGCTQRYFKFSNLLKQESTTNPVFTNPCNTSQTIPASIKTFKHTRPIIDWKHSTTGPSRTGTFSAAGAATIANIGAAGSPVTGPQFGGNAAVAGIWYTRTDFPAEYRNTLFFGDYAKGWIRNITLDANNKPKSVRNFITSGASVVAMAMHPTEEGFYYINYGAEIKKITYGSTRPPVAVASVDKIYGKSPLTVQFTGSNSTDPEGLALTYKWDFGDGTSSTAANPSKTYTTSTTAPVRYNVKLTVTNSHGLSNTYSSLFVSVNNTPPVVTITSPANNTLYSVNTETTYNLRATVTDAEHSGTALSYQWQTVQHHEDHTHPGPLDTHPQTTSIVSPEGGCNGETFFFVITLKVTDAAGLSTTKFVTLYPDCNSVTANITNLAADAGNGTVRLSWTNPSSTFDEVMIVAKANSEINATPSGNGTAYTANLSFTGAGSSFDGGKVVYKGKVSPQTITNLTNNTIYHFKVFTRKSTYWSSGEEIIAVPKALVLEAVWNKVYGGGNLDVYNSAVPTSDGGYLLAGYSSSGVGGDKTEGTRGGDDYWVVKISSTGVKQWDKRFGGSGHENLNEAIQTSDGGYLLGGSTLSGVGGDKTEGTRGGRDYWVVKISSTGVKQWDKRFGGSGTDELISLIRTSDGGYLLGGYSNSGAGGDKSEAGRGLEDYWVVKISSTGVKQWDKRFGSPNKDVLSSLISTTDGGYLLAGTNLSASGGDKSEAGRGGLDYWVVKISSTGVKQWDKRFGGSSDDESYSLTKTADGAYIVGGKSKSGISGDKSQSNQGEYDYWIVKISSAGAKQWDKGFGGGFSDEFSKIIHTTDGGYLLGGNSNSVISGDKTEDTRGYADFWIVKLNSSGTKQWDKRFGGSYIETMHSLMQTSDGAIYWEAGQGQISVATKQKLVKATGITG; this is encoded by the coding sequence ATGAAACTTCTCAACACAAGAGTTAGGCTTATTATGAGCCTAATAGCTTCTTATTGTTATGTTTTTCTTATCCATTACCAACTTTATTATTCTTTTTCTCACCGCAAGAAATACCGAAGTGTGAGTTTGTCTATTAAATCTGTGTGTAGTTTATTAATAGTATCTACGCTTCTGCTCATCGGTTTTGAAAATGTTGCACAAACACCACCCGTTGGTTTTTCTTCGGCTACTATTAGTAACGATTGGGATGAAGCTGTTGGGCTTATTTTCAGTAAAGATGGAAAGTACATGTTTGTATGGGAAAAGGGAGGAAAAGTTTGGGTCGTGAGAAATGGAACAAAAAAACTAATAGTTGATATTAGTGAAGAAGTTGGAAACTGGCATGATCATGGAATGCTAGGTTTTGCTTTACATCCCAATTTCGATGTTAATGGCTATTTTTATTTATCTTATGCTGTAGACCGCCATCACTTACTGTATTTTGGTACAAGTAGCTACAGCCCTACTACCAGCCTTGAATTTAAAACCTCTATTGGGCGGGTAACCAGATATACGGCTACAAAAAATGCAAGCGGCGATTATTCAGTAAATAAAGCCACCAGAAAAATTTTAATAGGAGAATCCAGGAGTACCGGAATACCCTTGCTCTCCAAAACACATGGAGTTGGAAGTTTAAATTTTGGTACTGATGGCACATTACTCGTTGCTAGTGGAGATGGAGCTAGTCCTTCAGCCACTGACAATGGAGGAAATGCTCCTGGAAGTTATGCTGTACAAGCCAGAGCAGATGGAATTATCACCACTCAAGAGGATGTAGGAGCGTTTCGTTCGCAATTACTCGAGTCCTTAAATGGAAAAGTTCTTAGAATTAATCCTGAAACTGGCGATGGAATTCCCAGCAATCCTTTTTATGAATCAGCAAGACCTCGTTCTGCACGCTCCAGAGTATTCCTGTTAGGCTTACGGAATCCTTTCAGGGTTTTTGTAAAACCTGGCACAGGAAGCACCGATCCGACCCAAGGTAATCCGGGGGTACTTATGATAGGCGATGTAGGCTTTTTGCAATGGGAAGAGTTAAATGTAGCTACTCAGAAAGGGCAGAATTTTGGCTGGCCTTTGTATGAAGGATTAGATTTGAATGCAGCTTATTCCGGATATCCTGCTTACCAAGCAAAAGATACCTTTAATTTCCATGCGCCTAATCCTTTATATGGTGTGAATGGGTGTACACAAAGATACTTTAAGTTTAGTAATTTATTAAAGCAAGAAAGCACGACTAATCCGGTTTTCACTAACCCTTGCAATACTTCACAAACTATTCCAGCTAGCATCAAAACATTCAAACATACCCGTCCTATTATAGACTGGAAACATTCAACCACCGGGCCTTCACGTACGGGAACATTTTCTGCGGCTGGTGCAGCAACAATTGCTAATATTGGTGCTGCTGGTTCTCCTGTAACTGGTCCACAGTTTGGAGGGAATGCAGCTGTAGCTGGTATATGGTATACAAGAACTGATTTCCCAGCTGAATATAGAAATACTTTGTTTTTTGGAGACTATGCCAAGGGCTGGATCAGGAATATAACCTTGGATGCGAATAACAAACCCAAATCTGTTCGAAATTTTATTACATCTGGCGCCAGTGTAGTGGCAATGGCGATGCATCCCACTGAAGAAGGATTCTATTATATAAATTATGGGGCAGAGATTAAAAAGATTACCTATGGCAGCACAAGGCCGCCTGTTGCTGTAGCATCAGTAGATAAAATCTACGGTAAAAGTCCGCTTACCGTACAGTTTACAGGCAGCAACTCAACTGATCCGGAAGGTTTAGCCTTAACTTATAAATGGGATTTCGGTGATGGCACTTCCAGTACGGCAGCAAATCCTTCTAAAACTTATACCACTTCTACTACAGCGCCTGTTCGCTATAATGTAAAACTAACAGTCACCAATAGCCATGGGCTTTCCAATACGTATAGTTCTCTGTTTGTCTCTGTAAATAATACGCCTCCGGTTGTAACGATCACAAGTCCGGCTAATAATACATTATATTCTGTAAATACAGAAACTACTTATAATTTAAGAGCAACAGTAACGGATGCTGAACACAGCGGCACAGCACTTTCGTATCAATGGCAAACTGTACAGCACCATGAGGATCATACTCACCCTGGCCCTTTAGATACTCATCCGCAAACTACTTCTATAGTCTCACCAGAAGGAGGCTGCAATGGAGAAACATTTTTCTTTGTTATTACACTAAAAGTTACTGATGCTGCCGGATTAAGTACTACCAAATTTGTTACACTCTATCCGGATTGTAATTCAGTTACAGCCAATATTACAAACCTTGCAGCAGATGCCGGTAATGGAACTGTTCGCCTTAGCTGGACAAATCCAAGCAGTACTTTTGATGAAGTAATGATTGTAGCAAAAGCAAATTCAGAAATTAATGCGACCCCTTCAGGAAATGGCACTGCCTATACAGCTAATCTGAGCTTTACGGGTGCAGGAAGTAGTTTTGATGGCGGCAAAGTGGTATATAAAGGTAAGGTTTCTCCACAAACTATTACAAATCTCACTAATAATACAATCTATCATTTTAAAGTATTTACCAGAAAATCAACTTATTGGTCGTCGGGAGAAGAGATAATTGCGGTGCCTAAAGCTTTGGTACTGGAAGCTGTATGGAATAAAGTATATGGAGGTGGAAACCTGGATGTATATAATAGTGCTGTTCCTACATCTGATGGCGGTTACTTATTAGCAGGTTATTCAAGTTCTGGTGTTGGAGGTGATAAAACAGAAGGAACCAGGGGTGGGGATGATTATTGGGTAGTAAAAATTAGCAGTACTGGTGTTAAACAATGGGATAAACGCTTTGGCGGCTCAGGACATGAAAACTTGAATGAAGCTATTCAAACTTCTGATGGAGGTTATCTACTTGGTGGTTCGACTCTTTCTGGCGTTGGAGGTGATAAAACAGAAGGAACCAGGGGTGGTAGAGACTATTGGGTAGTAAAAATCAGCAGTACCGGTGTTAAACAATGGGATAAACGCTTTGGCGGCTCAGGTACTGATGAGTTGATATCTCTAATCCGTACTTCGGATGGAGGTTACCTGCTAGGTGGGTATAGTAATTCCGGGGCAGGTGGAGATAAATCGGAAGCTGGCAGAGGTCTTGAGGACTATTGGGTAGTAAAAATCAGCAGTACCGGTGTTAAACAATGGGATAAACGTTTTGGTAGTCCCAACAAAGATGTTCTTTCCTCTTTAATATCTACCACAGATGGAGGATATTTATTGGCAGGTACTAATCTTTCAGCAAGCGGTGGAGACAAATCAGAAGCAGGGAGAGGGGGACTGGACTACTGGGTAGTAAAAATTAGCAGTACTGGTGTTAAACAATGGGATAAACGTTTTGGTGGCTCTTCTGATGATGAATCTTATTCCCTAACTAAAACAGCAGATGGCGCTTATATAGTAGGAGGAAAATCTAAATCTGGAATTAGTGGAGATAAATCTCAGAGCAATCAAGGAGAATATGACTACTGGATTGTAAAAATCAGCAGTGCTGGTGCTAAACAATGGGATAAAGGTTTTGGTGGAGGTTTTTCTGATGAATTTAGCAAAATTATACATACAACAGATGGAGGCTATTTATTGGGTGGAAATTCTAATTCTGTGATTAGCGGAGATAAAACAGAAGATACAAGGGGATATGCTGACTTCTGGATAGTAAAACTGAATAGCAGTGGTACTAAACAATGGGATAAACGTTTTGGTGGCTCTTATATAGAAACCATGCACTCACTAATGCAAACCTCTGATGGGGCTATTTACTGGGAGGCAGGTCAAGGTCAGATATCAGTGGCGACAAAACAGAAGCTAGTAAAGGCAACTGGGATTACTGGATAG